A segment of the Ipomoea triloba cultivar NCNSP0323 chromosome 1, ASM357664v1 genome:
AATATTCCTCCAGATTTTGCTCCCACATGTTTCCATCATAAACCtataatataattctttattCTATTGTCTTTTGCTTTTATCTCCACTTTCCATCATCACTTTTTTGTCTTCATCATTTCATCCTATAAATACCACTAAACATTGTCATGTTGGGTGGcaattaaatacaaatacaaacAAGCAAGACTAGAGATGCCATACGCCCCATTCTAACACTAAAACATGCTCAATTATCTTTTCTTAATCAACTTTGGTCAATTTGCAATTAtctctatattatatattaaagcaAAATGAAGTAGTTGAAAAGTTCCCGCCCAAATGAACAGTATACAATGATTAGTGTAGTTTTGATTGATGGGCATTTTCTGTCTGAACGTGGTAGTTTTGAAAGATAAGAATATTAGAATATAATAGTTAAAGCAAATTGTAGTGGTGGTGCCCAAAGTATGGAAAAAAGCATGGGTAAAGTAAAGTGTGGTGGTGGCCATgaaagtttaatatatatatatatatatatatatatatatatatataatataatgcccATCAGTATTGAGCTTTGtgcattatatataaatatatataaataaatatatgaatggtataaatgtatatattaatagGCTGGTGGGAATATACGTAAGAGCACATGGCTGTTCTTCAGAGTAAGACAAACATGAAtggtataaatgtatatattaataatcCTATTGGGAACATGTATGCGTGTCTCCACAATGTGTCTCCCAGatttacctatatatatatatcttaggTTCATAGGAATGTGTCTGCACATCTTCAAGCTTCAATTCACTTTCAGAGCATATTGTATTGGACACACACCCATGGCTCCGTTATTCATTCTGGGTCAGAATATAGCTCCCATGAACACCACAAGTGCTATCAAATTGATGTTGGTACGTACTTATGAAGTTCCTGTAAGAAGAGGCGCAACAACCATTAAGTGCAAAGAATGTGGCTTTCATGATAAGGaagtacgtgtgtgtgtgttatggtatacggagtaatttacaGTGTATAACCATTAGCAGGGGACTATTCTGCATGGAAACAATTTCAATACACATAGTATACTTATCTTGATATTTGtatttatatgtacataatGTATAACCATTAGCAGGGGACTGTTCTGCATCCAAACAATTTCAATACACATAGTATACTTATCTTGATATTTGTATACACCTCCGTATAAGCAATGTCAACAAATCTGTTCTTGAAGTTCAAGATCTGCAAAATGTGTAAAATTCACTAAAAAATCAGTTAAAGAAAAATGCTAATAGTATTTCATTATGAAAACTACATAAATGAAATAACCCTACTCTGTACTTACCTTTGTGAATATCTTGGTATTTTGAGTCCGTGTGCGAAATTAGGTCTACGGAGCAGTTTAAAAATCCACATTTGCACTCGAATCTGGGTTGCATGTCTTCGATCTTACCTATACATCCACTCAATAAGGAAGgagatgaaggaaaaattaggaagatgagaaaggaaagaaaatgagAGATAGTGGCTGcaggaagaaaacaaataaaaaggggAAGGAGACAAAGAAAGATGGAGAGGATACAAAATCAATAAAGtggagagaaagaaagaaagaaaaagaggaaGAAACAAAAGAGAGTGAGTGGAGAGTGAAAGGgatattctattttttttttattgttacatatatatatatatatatatatatatatatatatattaaatctaCATATTatacttaactttaaatttttaaacattttcGTATAAGCCATGTCAACAAGTTCAAGATCTGTAGGAtatgcaaaataataaaaaaataagtttaaaaaaattgattgctAATTGTATTTCATTctgaaaggaaagaaaatgtcATATTGTTGGtgcaagaagaaaacaaataaaaagaaaattagaaaactgTAAGGAGAATGAGACAAAGAAATATGGAGGGGAAACGAAATCGTGAAAGttgagagaaagaaagaaaaagaaaataaaaagaggaAGAAACAAATGAGAGTGGATGAAGAGAAAGGGATTTTATATTTTGGAGGGGTACGTGGGAAGAGGAAAATGGGAGAGGGAGACAAAGCATGCATGCTTTTCCGGATTCCAAAACACTCCTCCCAAAAAgcccaaataaaataataataataatataataataataataatattattattattattaatatacggagagagagaggaaagtGGAATATTTTGTGAAGAAGCAAAAGGCAGTGGAGGTCCCAGGAAGTGTGAAGAAGACAAAATACATGGTGAGAGGAAGCATTTGACATCATTGGAAGCCCGAAAAGCTCCAgtagtaatttctttttatataatgataaatgtttcttttttttttttcctctttaaaTTCGAGAAATTAGCACAAATAATTTAAGATTTCACTGCTAAATTAGAtgaattaaaaaacaatttacCGAATAGTAAACGACGGCTGCTTCCCTTTTCCACCAGGCAACGCCGACGACGGAGAGATACGGCAGGCTGAGGGTGGCATCCAGTAGAGATGGCGGCGGCGATGCTAGGCTCCCTGCGGTGGCGAGATAGCTGGAGAAAACGGGTGGAGCTCTGAAGAAACCTTGATAGCgtcgtctctctctctccaatGCTTTGCAGTGGGTAATGGAAGATTGGAAGCTGAGTAAGATTGGATGAAGAAGCATGATGATGGATCAAATTTTGGGCCCTCCTCACAGAACTTCCGAGATAGAGAGAGACGAGAGATGGAGGAAATGAGGCTGCAAAGTGAAATCTTATTCTTCAAGGGCAttcttatgtatatattaattattactccgtaattaaNtatatatatatatatatatatatatatatatatatatatatatatatatattcatgtgtagtATGTATACATGAAACGTACGTATATTAGTATAtactatttatataaaatagttaaataattaaattataactaAGGTATTGTATTGCATGGATAATAtgtactacggagtattatatagaggtacattttatttattttaaaaatttatatacttacatgtcattttataattttttttattatttatcatacaagtttagaatttataaatgtatataaatatatattaggttaaaaaataattaattatttaagtataaatataaatttatagagtgAATAATTATTCATTGTATATTTGtgtgattattatattaatatcatttttttctaagttgtatataatttatgtattatACGGAATGGTTTTCAAGATATTTGttaatttcaacaaataatgtgaattatttttttttccggtGTGTTTAGAAAGATGATGAGGACGTGTGGTGTTGAGGATGAAGACAAGGTTCTAGAGCACCAAATAATGTGGATTATTTAAAGCTTTATATTACAGAAATTACTACGTTTTATATTGCATCTgcccaaaaaaaattagttgaattcaaaaaatttaacgaaaaagaaaataaagaatttaaaagtatatatatatatatatatatatatatatatataagaattaaaaaaaataaacaatgaatccacagtataatttacGGTTTTGgaatgaagaaaaagaattttttttaaaaaaaaaaaaaaggaagaaagaaaatggaTGAGGATCACGATTGCATGTCGGCACCCACTTCAACCTCATTTATGgcatttttcatctagcatcaTCCTGCTAATTAAATTGGTCTTATTATAATCCATCTATATACACcattacatataaattttaccTTTGGGCCAATGGGCCTTTGGTATAGTTAGAGTGTTCTTTTAATGAGGTAGTTGTAATTCAATCATCTTCTCATTGTCGAGATATAAAGTATTCTTTTGATGGGATAGTTGTAACTAAATATTCGGAACAAGGTGATAGT
Coding sequences within it:
- the LOC116010527 gene encoding uncharacterized protein LOC116010527; translation: MRIRFHFAASFPPSLVSLYLGSSVRRAQNLIHHHASSSNLTQLPIFHYPLQSIGERETTLSRFLQSSTRFLQLSRHRREPSIAAAISTGCHPQPAVSLRRRRCLVEKGSSRRLLFGKIEDMQPRFECKCGFLNCSVDLISHTDSKYQDIHKDLELQEQIC